A single Primulina eburnea isolate SZY01 chromosome 11, ASM2296580v1, whole genome shotgun sequence DNA region contains:
- the LOC140804843 gene encoding alpha-1,3-arabinosyltransferase XAT3-like yields MNDQVIAKGLTLYYNCKRLRCLSCAILFMFTIGICSTFRVHLLPSTSVGNLGVNLPLPTNATVETSEPTEFPEVETRTPPEPICRILKADADADYCEMEGDIRIEGNSSTIFFATSTQKIAGNSTISWSIQPYPRRGIEGVKKWNVKIVGINVNIPKCTENHKSPAVLFSTGGYSDNPYHAFADLILPLYTTSFDFKRDVLFLASDYESSWLSKYHELLEKFTRHEIIDIDIQKQVHCFRKLVAGLNFEKHFIITRSGLSMSNFRRLIRETYSLPLERTRAMSTRNITSKGDNLTGSRPRIMIIKRKGTRILMNHGEVSRAASEVGFHVVLAEPERWKNLSSFARLVNSCDVLMGIHGAGLANMIFLPENAVVIQVVPFGSLRWLAEATFGNPSVHMKLKYLEYEIGENESSLSSKYSSEDPVLKDPSSIIRKGWDELSSIYLQNQNVTIDIGRFERTLVEALELLSH; encoded by the exons ATGAATGATCAAGTCATTGCAAAAGGTCTCACTCTGTACTACAATTGCAAACGACTCAGATGTCTGAGTTGTGCAATATTATTCATGTTCACAATTGGAATTTGCTCAACTTTCAGGGTTCATTTGCTTCCCTCCACGTCTG TTGGTAATCTTGGTGTCAACTTGCCATTGCCAACGAATGCTACGGTTGAAACTTCCGAGCCAACAG AATTTCCAGAAGTTGAAACAAGAACACCGCCGGAGCCGATATGCAGAATCTTAAAGGCAGATGCAGATGCGGATTATTGTGAGATGGAAGGAGATATAAGGATTGAAGGCAATTCCTCCACCATATTCTTTGCAACATCTACCCAAAAAATCGCCGGAAATTCAACTATCTCATGGAGTATACAGCCTTACCCGAGAAGGGGAATTGAGGGTGTCAAGAAATGGAATGTAAAAATTGTAGGAATCAACGTTAACATTCCCAAGTgtactgaaaatcataaatctcctgCAGTACTCTTCTCAACTGGTGGATATTCAGATAACCCTTACCATGCTTTTGCGGATTTGATACTTCCTTTGTATACAACTTCATTTGATTTCAAGAGGGATGTGCTGTTTCTGGCGAGTGATTACGAGTCTTCGTGGCTGTCGAAATACCATGAATTACTCGAAAAGTTCACCAGACATGAGATTATAGACATTGACATACAGAAACAAGTACACTGCTTCAGAAAATTGGTTGCTGGCCTGAACTTTGAAAAACACTTCATAATCACTCGGTCTGGTCTCTCAATGAGCAACTTCAGACGACTAATTAGAGAAACATATTCCTTGCCCTTGGAGAGAACACGGGCTATGTCTACTCGTAACATAACAAGTAAGGGGGATAACttgacagggtcgaggccacgtatcatgatcataaagAGGAAAGGAACACGAATCTTGATGAACCATGGTGAAGTCTCTCGAGCAGCAAGCGAAGTCGGCTTCCATGTCGTTTTAGCAGAACCAGAAAGATGGAAGAATTTATCAAGTTTCGCACGTCTTGTGAATTCTTGCGACGTGCTGATGGGAATACATGGAGCTGGCTTAGCCAACATGATTTTCTTGCCAGAAAATGCCGTCGTAATTCAAGTGGTTCCCTTCGGATCATTACGATGGCTTGCTGAAgctacttttggaaaccctTCCGTTCATATGAAGTTAAAGTACTTGGAATATGAGATAGGAGAGAACGAGAGTTCCTTGAGTTCGAAATATTCAAGCGAAGATCCAGTTTTGAAAGATCCATCATCCATTATTAGAAAGGGATGGGATGAACTGAGTTCCATTTACTTGCAAAATCAGAATGTTACCATTGACATCGGCAGGTTCGAAAGGACATTAGTTGAGGCACTCGAGCTTTTAAGTCATTGA